A genome region from Mycobacterium florentinum includes the following:
- the kasB gene encoding 3-oxoacyl-ACP synthase KasB: MTELVTGKAFPNVVVTGIAATTALAPDVEDTWKLLLDSQSGIRTLTDPFIEEYNLPVRIGGHLVEEFDSQLTRIELRRTGYLQRMSTILGRRVWENAGSPEVDTNRLAVSIGTGLGSSEELVFSYDDMRERGMKAVSPLGVQKYMPNGAAAAVGLERQAKAGVMTPISACASGCEGIARAWQQIVLGEADIAICGGVETQIEAVPIAAFAAMRVVMSTTNDDPAGACRPFDKDRNGFVFGEAGALMVIETEEHAKARGANILARIMGASVTSDGFHMVAPDPNGERAGHAITRAIQLAGITPAEIDHVNAHATGTQVGDLAEGKAINRALGSNHPAVYAPKAALGHSVGAVGALESILTVLALREQVIPPTLNLVNLDPEIDLDVVAGKPRPGNYRFAINNSFGFGGHNVAITFGRY, from the coding sequence ATGACAGAGCTGGTTACGGGGAAAGCCTTCCCCAATGTGGTCGTCACCGGCATTGCCGCGACGACTGCCTTGGCGCCCGATGTGGAAGACACCTGGAAGTTGTTGCTGGACAGCCAGAGTGGAATCCGCACCCTCACCGACCCGTTCATCGAGGAGTACAACCTGCCGGTTCGTATTGGCGGGCATCTCGTGGAGGAGTTCGACAGTCAGCTCACGCGCATCGAGCTGCGTCGCACCGGTTACCTGCAGCGAATGTCCACCATTTTGGGCCGCCGGGTGTGGGAGAACGCCGGTTCCCCCGAAGTCGACACCAACCGGTTGGCGGTGTCGATCGGTACCGGTCTCGGCTCGTCCGAGGAGCTGGTCTTCAGCTACGACGACATGCGCGAGCGCGGCATGAAAGCGGTCTCCCCGTTGGGCGTGCAGAAATACATGCCCAACGGCGCGGCCGCGGCGGTCGGGCTGGAACGGCAAGCCAAGGCCGGTGTCATGACGCCGATTTCGGCGTGTGCGTCCGGTTGCGAGGGCATCGCCCGGGCCTGGCAGCAGATCGTGCTGGGTGAAGCCGACATCGCGATCTGCGGTGGCGTCGAGACGCAGATCGAGGCGGTGCCGATCGCGGCGTTCGCCGCGATGCGCGTCGTGATGTCGACCACCAACGACGACCCCGCCGGTGCTTGTCGCCCATTCGACAAGGACCGCAACGGTTTTGTGTTCGGTGAGGCCGGCGCGCTGATGGTCATCGAGACCGAGGAGCACGCGAAGGCCCGGGGCGCCAACATTCTGGCCCGGATCATGGGGGCCAGCGTGACGTCGGACGGGTTCCACATGGTGGCACCGGACCCCAACGGCGAACGTGCCGGGCATGCGATCACGCGGGCGATCCAGCTCGCGGGCATCACCCCAGCCGAAATCGACCACGTCAACGCCCACGCCACCGGCACCCAGGTCGGCGACCTGGCCGAGGGCAAGGCCATCAACCGCGCGTTGGGCAGCAACCACCCCGCGGTCTACGCGCCCAAGGCGGCGCTGGGCCACTCGGTCGGCGCGGTCGGCGCATTGGAATCGATCTTGACGGTCCTCGCGTTGCGGGAGCAGGTCATCCCGCCGACACTGAATTTGGTAAACCTCGATCCAGAAATCGATTTGGACGTGGTGGCGGGTAAGCCGCGGCCGGGTAACTACCGGTTCGCGATTAACAACTCGTTCGGATTCGGCGGTCACAACGTGGCGATCACCTTTGGACGGTATTAG
- the kasA gene encoding 3-oxoacyl-ACP synthase KasA produces MTKPSTANGGYPSVVVTAVAATTSIAPDIESTWKGLLAGESGIRVLEDEFVDKWDLPVKIGGHLKEPIDNHMGRLDLRRMSYVQRLAKYLSGQLWESAGNPELDPDRFTVVVGTGLGGAERIVESYDLMNEGGPRKVSPLAVQMIMPNGAAAVVGLELGARAGVITPVSACSSGSEAIAHAWRQIVMGDAEVAVCGGVEGPIEALPIAAFSMMRAMSTRNDEPERASRPFDKDRDGFVFGEAGALMLIETEEHAKARGAKPLARLMGAGITSDAFHMVAPAADGVRAGRAMTRSLELAGVSAKDIDHVNAHGTATPIGDTAEANAIRVAGCERAAVYAPKSALGHSIGAVGALESVLTVLSLRDGVIPPTLNYETPDPEIALDIVAGEPRTGDFQYAINNSFGFGGHNVALAFGRY; encoded by the coding sequence GTGACCAAGCCTTCCACTGCTAACGGCGGTTACCCCAGTGTTGTGGTAACCGCTGTCGCGGCGACGACATCGATCGCGCCGGACATCGAGAGCACGTGGAAGGGCTTGCTGGCCGGCGAGAGCGGCATCCGCGTCCTCGAAGACGAATTCGTCGACAAATGGGATCTGCCCGTCAAGATCGGTGGGCACCTCAAGGAGCCGATCGATAACCACATGGGACGACTGGACCTGCGGCGTATGTCGTATGTCCAGCGTCTGGCTAAATATCTCAGCGGCCAGCTGTGGGAGTCGGCCGGGAACCCGGAGCTCGATCCGGACCGGTTCACCGTCGTCGTTGGCACCGGACTGGGCGGCGCCGAGCGGATCGTCGAGAGCTATGACCTGATGAACGAGGGCGGCCCCCGCAAGGTGTCGCCGCTCGCCGTTCAGATGATCATGCCCAACGGCGCGGCTGCCGTGGTCGGTCTGGAGCTCGGAGCGCGGGCCGGGGTCATCACCCCGGTGTCGGCGTGTTCGTCGGGCTCCGAGGCCATCGCTCACGCGTGGCGCCAGATCGTCATGGGTGACGCCGAGGTCGCCGTCTGCGGCGGTGTCGAGGGACCGATCGAGGCGCTGCCCATCGCGGCGTTCTCGATGATGCGGGCCATGTCGACTCGCAACGACGAGCCCGAGCGTGCGTCGCGGCCGTTCGACAAGGACCGCGACGGCTTCGTGTTCGGCGAGGCAGGTGCGCTGATGCTCATCGAGACCGAAGAGCACGCCAAGGCCCGTGGCGCCAAGCCGTTGGCCCGGCTGATGGGTGCCGGTATCACCTCGGACGCTTTCCACATGGTGGCGCCCGCTGCGGACGGCGTGCGCGCCGGTCGCGCGATGACTCGCTCGCTGGAACTGGCGGGCGTATCCGCCAAGGACATCGACCACGTGAACGCACACGGGACGGCGACGCCGATCGGCGACACCGCAGAGGCCAATGCCATCCGGGTCGCCGGATGCGAGCGGGCCGCCGTGTATGCGCCGAAGTCGGCGCTGGGGCACTCTATCGGCGCGGTCGGGGCGCTCGAGTCGGTGCTCACGGTGCTGTCACTGCGGGATGGCGTCATTCCGCCAACCCTCAACTACGAAACACCCGATCCGGAGATCGCGCTGGATATCGTCGCGGGCGAACCTCGCACCGGCGATTTCCAATACGCGATCAATAACTCATTCGGGTTCGGCGGCCACAACGTGGCCCTCGCCTTCGGGCGTTACTGA
- a CDS encoding PucR family transcriptional regulator: MNDNPFAGPFAKHPRSPLETLDTVPESVLRRLKQYSGRLATEAVTAMGERLPFFADLEASQRASVALVVQTAVVNFVEWMQDPHSNVSYTAQAFELVPQELTRRIALRHSVDMVRVTMEFFEEVVPLLARSEEQLSALTVGILKYSRDLAFSFASAYADAAEARGSWDSRMEASVVDAVVRGDTGPELLSRAAALNWDTTAPATVVVGTPAPSRDNTNGEVASERASQIVRDTAAHHGRAALTDVHGTWLVAIVSGQLSPTDKFLGDLLSAFAEGPVVIGPTAPMLTAAHHSASEAISGMNAAPGWAGAPRPVHARELLPERALMGDASAIVALHTDVMGPLADAGPTLIETLDAYLDCGGAIEACARKLFVHPNTVRYRLKRITDFTGRDPTQPRDAYVLRVAATVGQLNYPTSPPSVGNSAIAAVPLRVRGGSAASSVR; encoded by the coding sequence GTGAATGACAATCCGTTCGCCGGCCCGTTCGCCAAGCATCCGCGGTCGCCACTCGAGACCTTGGACACGGTCCCCGAGTCCGTGCTGCGGCGGCTCAAGCAGTATTCCGGCCGGCTGGCAACCGAGGCGGTCACGGCCATGGGCGAGCGACTGCCGTTCTTCGCCGACCTGGAAGCGTCCCAACGGGCCAGCGTGGCGCTGGTGGTACAGACCGCCGTCGTGAACTTCGTCGAGTGGATGCAGGACCCGCACAGCAACGTCAGCTACACCGCGCAGGCCTTCGAGCTGGTGCCCCAGGAGCTCACCCGCCGGATCGCGCTGCGGCACAGCGTGGACATGGTGCGGGTGACCATGGAGTTCTTCGAGGAAGTCGTGCCGCTGCTGGCCCGATCCGAGGAGCAGCTCAGCGCCCTCACCGTGGGCATCCTGAAATACAGCCGCGACCTGGCATTCAGCTTCGCCTCGGCCTATGCCGACGCGGCCGAGGCGCGGGGCAGCTGGGACAGCCGGATGGAGGCCAGCGTCGTCGACGCGGTGGTGCGCGGCGACACCGGCCCCGAGCTGTTGTCCCGCGCGGCCGCGCTGAACTGGGACACCACCGCGCCGGCGACGGTCGTGGTCGGAACCCCGGCGCCCAGCCGCGACAACACCAACGGCGAGGTGGCCAGCGAGCGGGCCAGCCAGATCGTCCGCGACACCGCCGCTCATCACGGGCGCGCGGCCCTCACCGACGTGCACGGCACCTGGTTGGTGGCCATCGTGTCGGGACAGTTGTCGCCGACCGACAAGTTTCTGGGCGATCTGTTGAGCGCGTTCGCCGAGGGCCCCGTCGTCATCGGGCCCACCGCCCCGATGCTGACCGCGGCCCATCACAGCGCCAGCGAGGCCATCTCCGGGATGAACGCCGCCCCCGGCTGGGCCGGTGCGCCGCGCCCTGTACACGCCCGAGAGCTGCTACCGGAACGTGCCCTGATGGGAGACGCCTCGGCCATCGTCGCGCTGCACACCGACGTGATGGGGCCCCTGGCCGACGCCGGGCCCACGCTGATCGAAACTCTTGATGCCTACTTAGATTGCGGCGGCGCGATTGAGGCCTGCGCTCGCAAGTTGTTCGTTCATCCAAACACCGTGCGATATCGACTCAAACGCATCACCGACTTCACCGGGCGTGATCCCACCCAACCGCGCGATGCGTACGTGTTGCGAGTGGCCGCGACGGTCGGCCAACTCAACTACCCCACCAGCCCGCCTAGTGTTGGTAACAGCGCGATAGCAGCGGTTCCACTGCGGGTCAGAGGGGGTTCCGCGGCGTCATCTGTGAGATAG
- a CDS encoding ACP S-malonyltransferase — translation MIALLAPGQGSQTEGMLSAWLELPGATEQITLWSKASGLDLVRLGTTASNEEITDTAVTQPLVVAATLLAHQELTKRSVLAGEDFIVAGHSVGEIAAYAIAGVIAADDAVALAATRGAEMAKACAAEPTGMSAVLGGDETEVLARLEQLDLFPANRNAAGQIVAAGALTALEKLAEDPPAKARVRALGVAGAFHTKYMASAMDGYAAAAAAIATAEPTATLLSNRDGKPVTTAAVAMETLVAQLIQPVRWDLCTATIAEHDVKAIVEFPPAGTLAGIAKRELRGVTVRAVKTPADLDALADI, via the coding sequence GTGATTGCATTACTCGCGCCCGGACAGGGTTCGCAGACCGAGGGAATGCTCTCGGCGTGGCTGGAATTGCCGGGGGCGACCGAGCAGATCACTCTGTGGTCCAAGGCCAGCGGCCTGGACCTGGTCCGCCTGGGCACCACCGCGTCGAACGAAGAGATCACCGACACGGCGGTCACTCAGCCACTGGTCGTCGCGGCCACCCTGCTCGCGCACCAGGAGCTGACCAAGCGCAGCGTGCTGGCCGGCGAAGACTTCATCGTGGCCGGTCACTCGGTCGGCGAGATCGCTGCCTACGCGATCGCCGGCGTGATCGCCGCCGATGACGCCGTCGCCCTGGCCGCCACCCGTGGCGCCGAGATGGCCAAGGCGTGCGCCGCCGAGCCGACCGGCATGTCCGCGGTGCTGGGCGGGGACGAAACCGAAGTCCTGGCCCGCCTCGAGCAGCTCGACCTGTTCCCCGCCAACCGCAACGCGGCCGGGCAGATCGTCGCCGCCGGCGCGCTGACCGCGCTGGAAAAACTCGCCGAAGACCCGCCGGCCAAGGCCCGGGTGCGCGCGCTCGGCGTGGCCGGAGCGTTTCACACCAAGTACATGGCGTCCGCTATGGACGGCTACGCCGCCGCGGCGGCCGCCATCGCGACTGCCGAGCCCACTGCCACGCTGCTGTCCAACCGCGACGGAAAGCCGGTCACCACGGCGGCGGTGGCGATGGAAACGCTGGTCGCTCAGCTGATCCAGCCGGTGCGGTGGGACCTGTGCACCGCGACGATCGCCGAGCACGATGTCAAGGCGATTGTGGAGTTCCCGCCCGCGGGCACGCTCGCCGGCATCGCCAAACGAGAGCTTCGGGGGGTGACGGTACGTGCCGTCAAGACACCCGCAGACCTGGACGCGCTGGCCGACATCTAA
- the acpM gene encoding meromycolate extension acyl carrier protein AcpM, with amino-acid sequence MSVSQEEIIAGIAEIIEEVTGIEPSEVTPEKSFVDDLDIDSLSMVEIAVQTEDKYGVKIPDEDLAGLRTVGDVVSYIQKLEEENPEAAEALRSKLVAENPEAAANVQARLEADSK; translated from the coding sequence GTGTCTGTTAGCCAGGAAGAAATCATCGCCGGTATCGCCGAGATCATCGAAGAGGTCACCGGTATCGAGCCTTCCGAGGTCACCCCGGAGAAGTCCTTCGTCGACGACCTGGACATCGACTCGCTGTCGATGGTGGAAATCGCCGTTCAGACCGAAGACAAGTACGGCGTGAAGATCCCCGACGAGGACCTCGCCGGTCTGCGTACCGTCGGTGACGTCGTCTCCTACATCCAGAAGCTCGAGGAAGAGAACCCCGAGGCCGCCGAGGCGCTGCGCTCCAAGCTGGTTGCCGAGAACCCCGAGGCTGCTGCCAACGTCCAGGCGAGGCTGGAAGCGGACAGCAAGTGA
- a CDS encoding FAD-dependent monooxygenase, translated as MDVKHVPVLIVGAGAAGLATSALLAKHGVGSLLVEKRSEVFIYPKARNLSFRSLEILRGLGLADEVHAIAQGVSAMVSRPTLNSAEEHQAFDVDAIFSPFKDLSPEPGGQYCPQSALEPILLAHIRRGGSQARYNTELGSFVPDENGVTAVVRDRQSGTTETVRADYLVAADGVHSPVRDALGVTTSGCGALPIYVVFVYFRGPWRKFVSKLGDGDGIQVKNPDVEGIFLPVRDDFGMFITTYFPGLGETADQFTAQRCAELLIKGIGEPIDIEVIDVAPWQPYEQVADQFRSGRVFLVGDSAHTMPPFKAGGANTAVQSAHNLAWKLAAVLNGSAGPALLTTYHTERYPVGRFNARQSLTGPSLAFLRLDDNRPQLSAGEEAPMFPLLIGYQYRSAAVVSDDPVPADPHAVSLVEELHGQPGTRVPHAWVVDRGERVCTLDLLGPGFTLFTGDDDAAWSDAAASVSADLCVPIRLQRIGTELDVDGFWSAAAGLAPDEALLVRPDDFVAWRADKLPDSPKNELGRVLCQVLARTA; from the coding sequence ATGGATGTGAAGCATGTTCCGGTGCTGATCGTCGGTGCCGGCGCCGCCGGCCTGGCCACCTCTGCGCTGCTCGCCAAACACGGTGTCGGCTCGCTACTGGTCGAAAAGCGCAGTGAGGTGTTCATTTATCCGAAAGCGCGCAACTTGAGCTTCCGCAGCCTGGAGATCCTGCGCGGGCTGGGACTGGCTGACGAGGTCCACGCGATTGCCCAGGGTGTTTCGGCCATGGTGAGCAGGCCGACGCTCAACAGTGCTGAAGAGCATCAGGCGTTCGATGTCGACGCGATCTTCTCGCCATTCAAAGATCTGAGCCCCGAGCCCGGCGGCCAATACTGTCCCCAGAGCGCGTTGGAACCGATCCTGCTCGCGCACATCCGTCGCGGCGGCAGCCAGGCGCGCTACAACACGGAGTTGGGCTCGTTCGTACCGGACGAAAACGGAGTCACTGCGGTGGTACGCGATCGGCAGTCGGGCACAACGGAGACGGTGCGCGCCGACTATCTCGTCGCCGCCGACGGCGTGCACAGCCCGGTCCGCGACGCACTTGGCGTGACGACCTCCGGCTGCGGGGCGCTACCGATCTATGTCGTCTTCGTCTACTTCCGCGGACCGTGGCGAAAGTTCGTCTCGAAGCTCGGCGACGGCGACGGCATCCAAGTCAAAAACCCGGATGTGGAGGGCATCTTTCTCCCGGTACGCGACGACTTCGGCATGTTCATCACCACATACTTTCCCGGCCTAGGGGAGACCGCCGATCAGTTCACCGCACAGCGGTGCGCAGAGCTACTGATCAAAGGGATTGGTGAGCCCATCGATATAGAAGTCATCGACGTTGCCCCGTGGCAGCCCTATGAGCAGGTGGCTGACCAGTTCCGCAGCGGTCGAGTCTTTCTCGTCGGCGACTCTGCTCACACAATGCCTCCATTCAAGGCCGGTGGAGCAAACACCGCTGTCCAGAGTGCGCACAACCTGGCCTGGAAGCTGGCCGCCGTCCTGAACGGGTCCGCCGGCCCGGCGTTGCTGACCACCTACCACACCGAGCGATACCCGGTCGGGCGTTTCAATGCTCGTCAGTCGCTCACGGGACCATCGCTGGCCTTCCTCCGGTTGGACGACAACCGGCCGCAACTGTCGGCGGGCGAAGAGGCGCCGATGTTTCCCTTGCTGATCGGGTACCAATACCGTTCGGCCGCTGTGGTTTCCGATGATCCTGTTCCAGCGGATCCGCACGCCGTGTCACTGGTGGAGGAATTACACGGGCAACCGGGAACCCGTGTCCCGCACGCTTGGGTTGTCGACCGCGGAGAGCGGGTCTGCACCCTCGACTTGCTCGGTCCCGGCTTCACGCTGTTCACCGGAGACGACGACGCGGCATGGTCTGACGCCGCAGCCTCCGTCTCGGCGGACTTATGCGTCCCAATCAGATTGCAGCGTATCGGAACTGAGCTCGACGTCGACGGCTTCTGGTCTGCTGCAGCGGGACTCGCGCCGGACGAAGCGTTGTTGGTGCGCCCCGACGACTTCGTGGCCTGGCGCGCCGACAAGCTTCCGGACTCGCCGAAAAATGAACTCGGCCGGGTGCTGTGTCAGGTCCTCGCCCGGACGGCATGA
- a CDS encoding acyl-CoA carboxylase subunit beta, with protein sequence MTLMAPEAVGESLDPRDPLLRLSNFFDDGSVELLHERDRSGVLAASGTVNGVRTIAFCTDGTVMGGAMGIEGCTHIVNAYDTAIEEQSPIVGIWHSGGARLAEGVKALHAVGLVFEAMIRASGYIPQVSVVVGFAAGGAAYGPALTDVIVMAPESRVFVTGPDVVRSVTGEDVDMCSLGGPETHHKKSGVCHIVADDELDAYERGRRLVGLFCQQGHFDRTKAEAGDTDIHALLPESARRAYDVHPIVTAILDDETPFDEFQANWAPSMVVGLGRLSGRTVGVLANNPLRLGGCLNSESAEKAARFVRLCDAFGIPLIVVVDVPGYLPGVDQEWGGVVRRGAKLLHAFGEATVPRVTLVTRKTYGGAYIAMNSRSLNATKVYAWPDAEVAVMGAKAAVGILHKKKLAAAPDHEREALHDELAAEHERIAGGVDSAIEIGVVDEKIDPAHTRSKLTAALAEAPARRGRHKNIPL encoded by the coding sequence ATGACACTCATGGCCCCCGAGGCGGTCGGCGAATCGCTCGACCCTCGCGACCCGTTGCTGCGTCTGAGCAACTTCTTTGACGACGGCAGCGTCGAACTGCTGCACGAGCGTGACCGTTCCGGCGTGCTTGCGGCGTCGGGAACCGTGAATGGCGTTCGCACCATTGCCTTTTGCACGGACGGCACCGTGATGGGCGGTGCGATGGGCATCGAGGGCTGCACGCACATCGTCAACGCGTACGACACCGCCATCGAGGAGCAGAGCCCGATCGTGGGTATCTGGCACTCCGGTGGCGCCCGGCTGGCCGAGGGCGTCAAGGCACTGCACGCGGTGGGCTTGGTGTTCGAGGCGATGATTCGGGCGTCCGGCTACATCCCGCAGGTCTCGGTGGTCGTCGGCTTCGCCGCCGGCGGCGCCGCGTACGGGCCGGCGCTGACCGACGTCATCGTGATGGCGCCGGAAAGCCGGGTGTTCGTCACGGGGCCGGACGTGGTGCGCAGCGTTACCGGCGAGGACGTGGACATGTGCTCGCTCGGTGGGCCCGAAACCCACCACAAGAAGTCCGGTGTGTGCCACATCGTCGCCGACGACGAGCTCGATGCTTACGAGCGCGGTCGTCGCTTGGTCGGATTGTTCTGCCAGCAAGGGCATTTCGACCGCACCAAGGCCGAGGCCGGTGACACCGACATCCACGCGTTGCTGCCGGAGTCGGCACGCCGGGCCTACGACGTGCACCCGATCGTGACTGCGATCCTTGACGACGAGACGCCGTTCGACGAGTTCCAGGCCAACTGGGCGCCGTCGATGGTGGTCGGCCTGGGCCGGTTGTCCGGCCGTACGGTCGGCGTGCTGGCCAACAACCCGCTGCGGCTGGGTGGCTGCCTGAACTCCGAAAGTGCCGAGAAGGCAGCACGTTTCGTGCGGCTGTGCGACGCGTTCGGGATTCCGCTGATCGTGGTCGTCGATGTGCCGGGTTACCTGCCCGGTGTCGACCAGGAATGGGGCGGCGTGGTGCGCCGCGGCGCCAAACTGCTGCACGCGTTCGGTGAAGCAACCGTTCCGCGGGTCACGCTGGTCACCCGAAAGACCTACGGCGGGGCCTACATTGCGATGAACTCCCGCTCGCTGAACGCGACCAAGGTGTACGCCTGGCCGGACGCCGAAGTGGCGGTCATGGGCGCCAAGGCCGCGGTCGGCATCCTGCACAAGAAGAAGCTGGCCGCCGCGCCCGACCACGAGCGCGAAGCGCTGCACGATGAGTTGGCCGCCGAGCACGAGCGGATCGCCGGTGGTGTGGACAGCGCCATCGAGATCGGCGTGGTCGACGAGAAGATCGATCCGGCGCACACCCGCAGCAAGCTCACCGCGGCCCTGGCGGAGGCACCCGCGCGTCGCGGCCGCCACAAGAACATCCCGCTGTAA